One genomic window of Roseateles sp. DAIF2 includes the following:
- a CDS encoding DUF2061 domain-containing protein: MSKTASFGVMHLGTAFGVTYLMTGSVAIAGAVTFVEPLVNTVLHYFHDRHWDRVEARLRGLFRRKAAAEPTAALNPA; encoded by the coding sequence ATGAGCAAGACCGCCAGCTTTGGAGTGATGCATCTGGGCACGGCCTTCGGCGTGACCTATCTGATGACCGGCAGCGTCGCGATCGCCGGTGCCGTGACCTTCGTGGAACCGTTGGTCAACACCGTGCTGCACTATTTCCACGACCGGCATTGGGACCGGGTCGAGGCCAGGCTGCGCGGCCTGTTCCGCCGCAAGGCGGCCGCCGAGCCGACGGCCGCGCTCAATCCGGCTTGA
- a CDS encoding peptidase domain-containing ABC transporter, with protein sequence MSEPSTSSLLQRLNLGWSRGSRLPLILQTEGAECALACLAMVASFHGQRCDLAELRARFSLSMKGATMADLVRMAAQLGLASRALRAEPEHLTQLQLPCILHWDFRHFVVLAEVRGDKALLHDPVAGRRWIKLAELSRHFTGVALELRPGADFALKPAPPKIRWQQLLGKVLGLKRSLAQILALALALELLVLLSPFFMQWVVDGVLVSADRDLLVTLGLGFGLLVLLQVGIGALRSWAVLQLSASLNLQWLSNVFNHLLRLPLDWFEKRHMGDVLSRFNSVQQMQQTLTTQFIEAVLDGVMVLITLVMMWIYSPRLALIALGAVLAYGLLRWAYFRPLRQASEEALVHEARQTSHFIESLRGAQAVKLFNAQADRGARFANLVVEHMNAQLGSRRLELGMGVANKLLFGLERVAIIWLGALLVLERQLSVGMLFAFLAYKEQFSLRLAALIDKAVQLKMLGLQGERLADIVLTAPEPQDQRLPQQEPAPAALELREVTFRYADGEPEVISGCSLRIEPGESVAIVGPSGCGKTTLLKLMLGIHAPQSGEIRLGAQALAQIGLADWRRRIGTVMQDDQLFAGSLRDNIAFFDPQADQDWIEQCAQLACVHEDIVAMPMGYESLIGDMGSSLSGGQRQRVLLARALYKRPQLLFLDEATSALDVDRERQVNASLRQLSITKIVIAHRPETIAAAQRVITLHQGRVAQDLRSVNPAGLQA encoded by the coding sequence GTGTCTGAGCCTTCGACTTCTTCCCTGCTGCAGCGCCTGAACCTCGGCTGGTCGCGCGGCTCGCGCCTGCCGCTGATCCTGCAGACCGAGGGGGCTGAATGCGCCCTCGCCTGCCTGGCGATGGTGGCCAGCTTCCACGGCCAGCGCTGCGATCTGGCCGAACTGCGCGCGCGCTTCTCGCTGTCGATGAAGGGCGCGACGATGGCCGACCTGGTGCGCATGGCCGCGCAGCTGGGCCTGGCCAGCCGCGCGCTGCGCGCCGAACCCGAACATCTGACCCAGTTGCAGCTGCCCTGCATCCTGCATTGGGACTTCCGCCATTTCGTCGTGCTGGCCGAGGTGCGCGGCGACAAGGCCCTGCTGCACGACCCGGTGGCCGGCCGGCGCTGGATCAAGCTGGCCGAGCTGTCGCGCCATTTCACCGGCGTGGCGCTGGAGCTGCGGCCCGGCGCCGATTTCGCGCTCAAGCCCGCGCCGCCGAAGATCCGCTGGCAGCAGTTGCTGGGCAAGGTGCTGGGGCTCAAGCGCTCGCTGGCGCAGATCCTGGCGCTGGCGCTGGCGCTGGAGCTGCTGGTCCTGCTCTCGCCCTTCTTCATGCAATGGGTGGTGGACGGCGTGCTGGTCAGCGCCGACCGCGACCTGCTGGTCACCCTGGGCCTGGGCTTCGGCCTGCTGGTGCTGCTGCAGGTCGGCATCGGCGCGCTGCGCTCCTGGGCGGTGCTGCAGCTGTCGGCCAGCCTGAACCTGCAATGGCTGTCCAATGTGTTCAACCACCTGCTGCGGCTGCCGCTGGACTGGTTCGAGAAGCGCCATATGGGCGATGTGCTGTCGCGCTTCAACAGCGTGCAGCAGATGCAGCAGACCCTGACGACGCAGTTCATCGAGGCGGTGCTGGACGGGGTGATGGTGCTGATCACCCTGGTGATGATGTGGATCTACAGCCCGCGCCTGGCCCTGATCGCGCTGGGCGCGGTGCTGGCCTATGGCCTGCTGCGCTGGGCCTACTTCCGGCCGCTGCGCCAGGCCTCCGAGGAGGCGCTGGTGCACGAGGCGCGCCAGACCAGCCATTTCATCGAGTCGCTGCGCGGCGCGCAGGCGGTCAAGCTGTTCAACGCCCAGGCCGATCGCGGCGCGCGCTTCGCCAACCTGGTGGTCGAGCATATGAACGCGCAGCTGGGTTCGCGCCGGCTGGAGCTGGGCATGGGCGTGGCCAACAAGCTGCTGTTCGGGCTGGAGCGCGTCGCGATCATCTGGCTCGGTGCACTGCTGGTGCTGGAGCGCCAGCTGTCGGTGGGCATGCTGTTCGCGTTCCTGGCCTACAAGGAGCAGTTCAGCCTGCGCCTGGCCGCGCTGATCGACAAGGCGGTGCAGCTGAAGATGCTGGGCCTGCAGGGCGAGCGCCTGGCCGACATCGTGCTGACCGCGCCGGAGCCGCAGGACCAGCGGCTGCCGCAGCAGGAGCCGGCGCCGGCCGCGCTGGAGCTACGCGAGGTCACGTTCCGCTATGCCGACGGCGAGCCGGAGGTGATTTCCGGCTGCAGCCTGCGCATCGAGCCGGGCGAATCGGTCGCGATCGTCGGCCCCTCGGGCTGCGGCAAGACCACCCTGCTGAAGCTGATGCTGGGCATCCATGCGCCGCAATCCGGCGAGATCCGGCTCGGCGCGCAGGCGCTGGCGCAGATCGGCCTGGCGGACTGGCGGCGCCGCATCGGCACCGTGATGCAGGACGACCAGCTGTTCGCCGGCAGCCTGCGTGACAACATCGCCTTCTTCGACCCGCAGGCCGACCAAGACTGGATCGAGCAATGCGCGCAGCTGGCCTGCGTGCATGAGGACATCGTCGCGATGCCGATGGGCTACGAGAGCCTGATCGGCGACATGGGCTCCAGCCTGTCCGGCGGCCAGCGCCAGCGTGTGCTGCTGGCGCGGGCCCTGTACAAGCGCCCGCAGCTGCTGTTCCTGGACGAGGCGACCAGCGCACTGGACGTCGACCGCGAGCGCCAGGTCAATGCCTCGCTGCGCCAGCTCTCGATCACCAAGATAGTGATCGCTCACCGCCCCGAAACCATCGCGGCCGCGCAGCGGGTCATCACCCTGCACCAGGGCCGGGTCGCCCAGGACCTGCGCAGCGTCAACCCGGCCGGCCTGCAGGCCTGA
- a CDS encoding HlyD family secretion protein: MLFRPEALAGQQQSWLGSIQLLRPLSLKLLTVCAVGSVVLVGVFLSSAEYSRKARVGGYLVPDRGVLRITAPQAATVLARRVSEGQQVKAGDVLFELSLDSASASAGEGVAQSLAEREASLREALRQLDGQFQQQKLGIERRLAAQLGELNAADKESQAHRERRRLAREELARAETLRGQGFYSDAQLQGRRRELLDTDTQALTLEREREKLRTEQAALRAERDALPLRQTERRGELTRELASLRALGLETEARRRLVLRAPSDGIVSTIQAEPGQPVTPALALASLLPADTRMQAYLYAPSSAVGFVRPDQEVRLRYQAYPYQKFGHQEGRVLQVSRTPLPAAELATLPLGQAAHGNEPLYRITVALQRQSVEAYGAEQPLAVGMQLDADVLLERRRLIEWIFEPLLALAHRV, translated from the coding sequence ATGCTGTTCCGTCCCGAAGCACTGGCCGGCCAGCAGCAGTCCTGGTTGGGCAGCATTCAGTTGCTGCGCCCTCTCTCGCTAAAGCTGCTCACGGTCTGTGCCGTGGGCAGCGTCGTTTTGGTCGGCGTGTTTTTGAGCAGCGCCGAATACAGCCGCAAGGCCCGCGTCGGCGGCTACTTGGTGCCGGACCGCGGCGTGCTGCGTATCACCGCACCGCAGGCCGCCACCGTGCTGGCACGCCGCGTCAGCGAGGGCCAGCAGGTCAAGGCCGGTGACGTCCTGTTTGAGCTGAGCTTGGACTCCGCCAGCGCCAGCGCCGGCGAGGGCGTGGCCCAGAGCCTGGCCGAACGCGAGGCTTCGCTGCGCGAGGCGCTGCGGCAGCTGGACGGCCAGTTCCAGCAGCAAAAGCTCGGCATCGAGCGCCGCCTCGCAGCGCAACTGGGCGAGCTGAACGCGGCCGACAAGGAATCGCAGGCGCATCGCGAGCGCCGCCGCCTGGCGCGCGAGGAACTGGCCCGCGCCGAGACCCTGCGCGGCCAGGGCTTCTATTCCGATGCCCAGCTGCAGGGCCGGCGCCGCGAGCTGCTGGACACCGACACGCAAGCCCTGACCCTGGAGCGCGAGCGCGAGAAGCTGCGCACCGAGCAGGCCGCGCTGCGCGCCGAGCGCGATGCGCTGCCGCTGCGCCAGACCGAGCGCCGCGGCGAGTTGACGCGCGAGCTGGCCTCGTTGCGCGCGCTGGGCCTGGAAACCGAGGCCCGGCGCCGCCTGGTGCTGCGCGCGCCCAGCGACGGCATTGTCTCGACGATCCAGGCCGAGCCCGGCCAGCCGGTCACGCCCGCGCTGGCGCTGGCCAGCCTGCTGCCGGCCGATACGCGCATGCAGGCCTACCTCTACGCCCCGTCCAGCGCGGTCGGTTTCGTGCGGCCCGACCAGGAGGTGCGGCTGCGCTACCAGGCCTATCCGTACCAGAAGTTCGGCCATCAGGAAGGCCGGGTGCTGCAGGTCTCGCGCACGCCGCTGCCGGCCGCCGAGCTGGCCACCCTGCCGCTGGGCCAGGCCGCCCATGGCAACGAGCCGCTGTACCGCATCACGGTGGCGCTGCAGCGCCAGTCGGTCGAGGCCTATGGGGCCGAGCAGCCGCTGGCGGTGGGCATGCAGCTGGATGCCGATGTGCTGCTGGAGCGCCGGCGCCTGATCGAATGGATCTTCGAACCCTTGCTGGCCCTCGCCCACCGTGTCTGA
- a CDS encoding autoinducer binding domain-containing protein: MLQGGYQSVLDARTREEFRGEVLRFTKQLEFETFSAITVVDHSIGRSEFIAIDNSPPGFSDALNDPRLGRLDPVMQHCKRHSVPIAWDRETYLRHDAEDLWETQARYGYQTGICLALHLPEGRHFILGVDRDQPLPKDNAQLTRLVADLQLFAVHALDAALRVLLPIEQQLEAPKLTPRELECLRWTMEGKTAWEVGGILSISERTAVLHINNAMHKLNSTNKHQAVLKALRLGLIR, from the coding sequence ATGCTGCAGGGCGGTTACCAGTCGGTGCTCGATGCGAGAACCCGCGAAGAATTTCGCGGGGAGGTGCTTCGTTTCACCAAACAGCTGGAATTCGAAACCTTCTCGGCCATCACCGTTGTCGATCACTCGATCGGCAGGTCCGAGTTCATCGCTATCGACAACTCGCCGCCTGGATTTAGCGATGCTTTGAATGACCCACGCCTGGGCCGCCTTGATCCGGTCATGCAGCATTGCAAACGGCATAGCGTGCCTATCGCCTGGGACCGAGAGACCTATCTAAGGCACGACGCCGAGGATCTGTGGGAAACACAGGCTCGCTATGGCTATCAAACCGGCATCTGCCTTGCATTGCATCTCCCCGAAGGTCGGCATTTCATCCTTGGTGTGGATCGCGACCAGCCTTTGCCCAAGGACAACGCGCAGCTGACCCGGCTGGTCGCCGACCTGCAGCTGTTTGCCGTGCATGCACTCGATGCTGCATTGCGCGTTCTTCTTCCCATCGAGCAGCAACTGGAAGCGCCTAAATTAACGCCTCGAGAACTGGAATGCCTGCGCTGGACGATGGAGGGAAAAACGGCCTGGGAAGTCGGCGGCATCCTGAGCATCTCGGAGCGCACCGCGGTCCTGCATATCAACAATGCGATGCACAAACTCAACAGCACCAACAAACATCAGGCGGTGCTGAAGGCATTGCGTCTTGGCTTAATACGATAA
- a CDS encoding ABC transporter permease, whose protein sequence is MTSENWNDFVIVLRKEIVDALRDRRTLLRLLIPAVLMGPLLLMAMSALIASLEERAERREIMVAGIAHAPSLRNYIERQTYTVKDAPADYEARLRATTLLEPVLVIKPDFEAELLRGERPVVEVVTDSANQRASAGAGGMARLLQGFNRERAGLHLAMRGISSELLQPLDVQERDLASAQARAARITSIVPMFIIMAVLYGALTAALDSTAGERERGSLEPLLMNPVPHGALVAGKWGAVALLGMAVALLANLSFVPAQWLLQSDSLQAMFQFGWGEVGAFLLLQLPLAAGLSALLMALAIRSKTYKEAQAGSTLIITLVGLAPMVSLLNPGGDAPWYLWVPGLAQNTQMLLVLKGEALGWAQLLPSMIVGLTLTVAGLAHVARSMRTAVAR, encoded by the coding sequence ATGACTTCGGAAAACTGGAACGACTTCGTGATCGTGCTGCGCAAGGAGATCGTTGACGCGCTGCGCGACCGCCGCACCCTGCTGCGCCTGCTGATCCCGGCGGTGCTGATGGGGCCGCTGCTGCTGATGGCGATGTCGGCGCTGATCGCCTCGCTGGAGGAGCGGGCCGAGCGGCGCGAGATCATGGTGGCCGGCATCGCGCATGCGCCCAGCCTGCGCAACTACATCGAGCGCCAGACCTACACGGTCAAGGACGCGCCGGCGGACTACGAGGCGCGGCTGCGCGCCACCACCCTGCTGGAGCCGGTGCTGGTGATCAAGCCGGACTTCGAAGCCGAGCTGCTGCGCGGCGAGCGGCCGGTGGTGGAGGTGGTGACCGACAGCGCCAACCAGCGCGCCAGCGCCGGAGCCGGCGGCATGGCGCGCCTGCTGCAGGGCTTCAACCGCGAGCGCGCCGGGCTGCACCTGGCGATGCGCGGCATCTCGAGCGAGCTGCTGCAGCCGCTGGATGTGCAGGAGCGCGATCTCGCCAGCGCCCAGGCGCGCGCCGCCCGCATCACCTCCATCGTCCCGATGTTCATCATCATGGCGGTGCTCTACGGCGCGCTGACCGCGGCGCTGGACAGCACGGCCGGCGAGCGCGAACGCGGCTCGCTGGAGCCGCTCTTGATGAACCCGGTGCCGCATGGCGCGCTGGTGGCCGGCAAATGGGGCGCGGTGGCCCTGCTGGGCATGGCGGTGGCGCTCTTGGCCAATCTGAGCTTCGTGCCGGCGCAATGGCTGCTGCAGAGCGACAGCCTGCAGGCGATGTTCCAGTTCGGCTGGGGCGAGGTCGGCGCCTTCCTGCTGCTGCAGCTGCCGCTGGCCGCCGGGCTCTCGGCCCTGCTGATGGCGCTGGCGATCCGCTCCAAGACCTACAAGGAGGCGCAGGCCGGCTCGACCCTGATCATCACCCTGGTCGGCCTGGCGCCGATGGTAAGCCTGCTCAACCCCGGCGGCGACGCCCCCTGGTACCTCTGGGTGCCAGGTCTTGCCCAGAACACGCAGATGCTGCTGGTGCTGAAGGGCGAGGCGCTCGGCTGGGCGCAGCTGCTGCCGTCGATGATCGTGGGCCTGACGCTGACCGTGGCCGGGCTGGCCCATGTGGCGCGCTCGATGCGGACCGCAGTGGCGCGTTGA
- a CDS encoding ATP-binding cassette domain-containing protein, whose product MIHIDNIAKQFHTRSGGSLFKRAPRQTVQAVRSASLDAPNGRITGLLGPNGAGKTTTLRMLAGLFAPDSGTIAVDGIDVLREPRRALARMGILGDAHGLYPRLTARENIVYFGRLQGMEPDAAQARAESLARLLDMGHILERRAEGFSQGERMKTALARALVHDPANIVLDEPTNGLDVLATRALREALRHLRSPEGGSKCIVFSSHIMQEVEQLCDHVVVMAHGASVAEGSVEELLAQAGTTRFEDAFVTLAFGEEAKA is encoded by the coding sequence ATGATCCATATCGACAACATCGCCAAGCAGTTCCACACCCGGTCCGGCGGCTCGCTGTTCAAGCGCGCGCCGCGGCAGACCGTGCAGGCGGTGCGCAGCGCCAGCCTGGATGCGCCGAACGGCCGCATCACCGGCCTGCTGGGCCCCAACGGCGCCGGCAAGACCACCACCCTGCGCATGCTGGCCGGGCTGTTCGCGCCGGACAGCGGCACCATCGCGGTGGACGGCATCGACGTGCTGCGCGAGCCGCGCCGGGCGCTGGCCCGCATGGGCATTCTGGGCGATGCGCATGGCCTGTACCCGCGGCTGACGGCGCGCGAGAACATCGTCTACTTCGGCCGCCTGCAGGGCATGGAGCCCGACGCGGCGCAGGCGCGCGCCGAGAGCCTGGCGCGGCTGCTGGACATGGGCCATATCCTGGAGCGGCGCGCCGAGGGCTTCAGCCAGGGCGAGCGCATGAAGACCGCGCTGGCCCGCGCCCTGGTGCATGACCCGGCCAATATCGTGCTGGACGAGCCCACCAACGGGCTGGACGTGCTGGCCACCCGCGCGCTGCGCGAGGCGCTGCGCCATCTGCGCTCGCCCGAGGGCGGCAGCAAGTGCATCGTGTTCTCCAGCCACATCATGCAGGAGGTGGAGCAGCTCTGCGACCATGTCGTCGTGATGGCCCATGGCGCCTCGGTGGCCGAGGGCTCGGTGGAAGAACTGCTGGCCCAGGCCGGCACCACCCGCTTCGAGGACGCTTTCGTCACCCTGGCTTTTGGCGAGGAGGCCAAGGCATGA
- a CDS encoding alpha/beta hydrolase, with amino-acid sequence MSCRSSRRRKILRILGPLAALALLAGQAQAQAPGPATQACRVEGLPTELQCGLLKRPLDPSQPQGQQIEIHYLVLPAMARNKQPDPVLMLAGGPGQSAINIAALVLPRFARLNNRRDLVFIDQRGTGRSAPLDCPDESRLPLAEALDPAAQLKRLDDCRLALEKLPHGDLRFYTTEIAMQDIDAVRQRLGVARWNLVGGSYGTRAALDYQRQFPSAVRRLVIDGVAPPDMALPAAFSTDGQSALEAMFRACEGESACRQRFPALRADWDGLLASLPRQVEVLHALSGEPQRFTLTRSMLLRGTRLPLYNPALASALPAAIHQAARGRFQAISGLAGSMGGGGRAGKLAAGMHFSVICAEDLPRLAAAGDAPGRDFGRSDAEFYQAACKTWPRGAVSAEFYRVKPAAAPVMVLSGGADPVTPPRHGERVTQLLGPQAAHVVVPEAGHGVTGLPCMREVIHRFIDTREDAAALKGIAAGCATRIPRPGAYLPIEVTLP; translated from the coding sequence ATGTCGTGTCGCAGCAGTAGAAGAAGAAAGATCCTTCGCATCCTCGGGCCCCTGGCCGCGCTGGCCCTGCTGGCCGGCCAGGCGCAGGCCCAGGCGCCGGGCCCGGCCACCCAGGCCTGCCGTGTCGAGGGCCTGCCCACCGAGCTGCAATGCGGCCTGCTGAAACGCCCGCTGGACCCGAGCCAGCCGCAGGGCCAGCAGATCGAGATCCATTACCTGGTCCTGCCGGCGATGGCGCGCAACAAGCAGCCCGACCCGGTGCTGATGCTGGCCGGCGGGCCCGGCCAGAGCGCGATCAATATCGCGGCGCTGGTGCTGCCGCGCTTCGCGCGCCTGAACAACCGCCGCGACCTGGTCTTCATCGACCAGCGCGGCACCGGCCGCTCCGCCCCGCTGGACTGCCCGGACGAGAGCCGCCTGCCGCTCGCCGAGGCGCTGGATCCGGCGGCGCAGCTCAAACGCCTGGACGACTGCCGCCTCGCGCTGGAAAAGCTGCCGCATGGCGACCTGCGCTTCTACACCACCGAGATCGCGATGCAGGACATCGACGCGGTGCGCCAGCGGCTGGGCGTGGCGCGCTGGAACCTGGTGGGCGGCTCCTATGGCACGCGCGCCGCGCTGGACTATCAGCGCCAGTTCCCGAGCGCCGTGCGCCGCCTGGTGATCGACGGCGTGGCGCCACCCGACATGGCGCTGCCGGCCGCCTTCTCCACCGATGGCCAGAGCGCGCTGGAAGCGATGTTCCGTGCCTGCGAGGGCGAGAGCGCCTGCCGCCAGCGCTTCCCGGCACTGCGCGCCGACTGGGACGGCCTGCTGGCCAGCCTGCCGCGCCAGGTCGAGGTGCTGCATGCGCTGAGCGGCGAGCCGCAGCGCTTCACCCTGACGCGCTCGATGCTGCTGCGCGGTACGCGCCTGCCGCTCTACAACCCGGCGCTGGCCTCGGCCCTGCCGGCCGCCATCCACCAGGCGGCGCGCGGCCGCTTCCAGGCGATCAGCGGGCTGGCCGGTTCGATGGGCGGCGGCGGACGCGCCGGCAAGCTGGCGGCCGGCATGCATTTCTCGGTGATCTGCGCCGAGGACCTGCCGCGCCTGGCCGCGGCCGGTGACGCGCCGGGCCGCGACTTCGGGCGCAGCGATGCCGAGTTCTACCAGGCCGCCTGCAAGACCTGGCCCCGTGGCGCGGTGTCGGCAGAGTTCTACCGCGTCAAGCCGGCCGCGGCGCCGGTGATGGTGCTCAGCGGCGGCGCCGATCCGGTGACGCCGCCGCGCCATGGCGAGCGCGTGACGCAGCTGCTGGGTCCGCAGGCCGCCCATGTCGTGGTGCCCGAGGCCGGCCATGGCGTCACCGGCCTGCCCTGCATGCGCGAGGTGATCCACCGCTTCATCGACACCCGCGAGGACGCGGCCGCGCTGAAGGGCATCGCCGCCGGCTGCGCCACCCGGATTCCGCGCCCCGGCGCCTACCTGCCGATCGAGGTGACGCTGCCATGA
- a CDS encoding MaoC family dehydratase: MTTSTTTMNPHPRHAFEDFAPGQVREFGGRRVDKDEGLAFAAAYDPQPLHLDEAAAEASVLGGLSVSGWHTCAMVMRMMCDAYLLDSTSQGSPGIDKLRWLKPVRPGDTLRVRMTVLQTRVSQSRPQIGLVLSAWEVFNQHEEAVMSMEGWGMFGRRQPVAP; the protein is encoded by the coding sequence ATGACGACGAGCACCACCACGATGAACCCCCACCCCCGCCATGCCTTCGAGGATTTCGCGCCCGGCCAGGTGCGCGAGTTCGGCGGCCGCCGGGTCGACAAGGACGAGGGCCTGGCCTTCGCCGCCGCCTACGACCCGCAGCCGCTGCACCTGGACGAGGCCGCCGCCGAGGCCTCGGTGCTGGGCGGCCTGTCGGTCAGCGGCTGGCACACCTGCGCGATGGTGATGCGCATGATGTGCGACGCCTACCTGCTCGACTCCACCAGCCAGGGCTCGCCGGGCATCGACAAGCTGCGCTGGCTCAAGCCGGTGCGCCCCGGCGATACGCTGCGGGTGCGCATGACGGTGCTCCAGACGCGGGTCAGCCAGAGCCGGCCCCAGATCGGGCTGGTGCTGTCCGCCTGGGAGGTCTTCAACCAGCATGAGGAGGCGGTGATGTCGATGGAGGGCTGGGGCATGTTCGGGCGCCGGCAGCCGGTCGCACCCTAG
- a CDS encoding SRPBCC domain-containing protein has translation MSTTQKIRLQFHASIAAPRERVWRTMLEPDSYRRWTAAFMEGSYYEGSWERGAEIRFLAPGMGGMFARIAEHRAPEFVSIEHLGMIDAEGRVDRDSPAVRAWVPAYENYTLREPNPGLTELLVELDVTPDFEAMMKESWPKALALLQQDCEDGGAR, from the coding sequence ATGAGCACGACCCAAAAGATCCGCCTTCAGTTCCACGCCAGCATCGCCGCGCCGCGCGAGCGGGTCTGGCGGACCATGCTGGAGCCCGACAGCTACCGCCGCTGGACCGCCGCCTTCATGGAGGGCTCCTACTACGAGGGCTCCTGGGAACGCGGCGCCGAGATCCGCTTCCTGGCGCCCGGCATGGGCGGCATGTTCGCGCGCATCGCCGAGCACCGCGCGCCCGAGTTCGTCTCGATCGAACATCTGGGCATGATCGATGCCGAGGGGCGGGTCGACCGCGACAGCCCCGCGGTGCGCGCCTGGGTGCCAGCCTACGAGAACTACACCCTGCGCGAGCCGAACCCCGGCCTGACCGAGCTGCTGGTCGAGCTGGACGTCACACCCGACTTCGAGGCGATGATGAAGGAGAGCTGGCCCAAGGCCCTGGCCCTGCTGCAGCAGGACTGCGAGGACGGCGGCGCGCGATGA
- a CDS encoding DUF2784 domain-containing protein, translating to MPSPTLSLLLLADLVLLLHLAVVLFVLLGLLLIVAGNLRRRRWGWVNGWAFRGAHLATIALVVAEAWLGLTCPLTSLEAWLRVSAGGRAYGEQGFIADWLHRLLFYSAPDWVFALLYSGFGLLVLLAWCYFPPRSVPPPGDPAP from the coding sequence ATGCCCTCGCCCACCCTGTCGCTCCTGCTGCTCGCCGACCTGGTGCTGCTGCTGCACCTGGCGGTGGTGCTGTTCGTGCTTCTGGGCCTGCTGCTGATCGTCGCCGGCAATCTGCGGCGGCGGCGTTGGGGCTGGGTCAACGGCTGGGCCTTCCGCGGCGCACATCTGGCGACGATCGCGCTCGTCGTCGCCGAGGCCTGGCTCGGCCTGACCTGCCCGCTGACCTCGCTGGAGGCCTGGCTGCGCGTTTCGGCCGGCGGCCGGGCCTATGGCGAGCAGGGTTTCATCGCCGACTGGCTGCACCGCCTGCTGTTCTACAGCGCGCCGGACTGGGTGTTTGCCCTGCTCTACAGCGGCTTCGGCTTGCTGGTGCTGCTGGCTTGGTGCTACTTTCCGCCTCGGTCCGTTCCACCACCGGGAGATCCCGCGCCATGA
- the gstA gene encoding glutathione transferase GstA, protein MKLYYSTGACSLSPHIVLREAGLPFELVLASTKTHKLQDGTDYYTINAKGYVPLLELDGGERLSEGPAIVQYIADQVPAKQLAPANGTLARYRLQEWLNFITTELHKGFSPLFNAAMPEEAKALFRAKLAERFSWVDAQLEGRQYLMGEQFTVADAYLFTVSNWGQYVGVDLGGYPNLVAYRARVAARPAVQEALKAEGLLK, encoded by the coding sequence ATGAAGCTCTACTACAGCACCGGTGCCTGCTCCCTGTCCCCCCATATCGTGCTGCGCGAGGCGGGCCTGCCCTTCGAGCTGGTGCTGGCCAGCACCAAGACCCACAAGCTGCAGGACGGCACCGACTACTACACGATCAATGCCAAGGGCTATGTGCCGCTGCTGGAGCTGGACGGCGGCGAGCGCCTGTCCGAAGGCCCGGCCATCGTGCAGTACATCGCCGACCAGGTGCCGGCGAAGCAGCTCGCGCCGGCCAACGGCACGCTGGCGCGCTACCGCCTGCAGGAATGGCTGAACTTCATCACCACCGAGCTGCACAAGGGCTTCTCGCCGCTGTTCAACGCCGCGATGCCGGAGGAGGCCAAGGCCCTGTTCCGCGCCAAGCTGGCCGAGCGCTTCAGCTGGGTGGACGCCCAGCTGGAGGGCCGGCAGTACCTGATGGGCGAGCAGTTCACGGTGGCCGACGCCTACCTGTTCACCGTCAGCAACTGGGGCCAGTATGTCGGCGTCGACCTCGGCGGCTATCCGAACCTGGTCGCCTACCGCGCACGCGTCGCGGCGCGCCCGGCGGTGCAGGAGGCGTTGAAGGCCGAGGGTCTGCTGAAGTGA
- a CDS encoding NUDIX hydrolase yields MMREEARRQLALYLARFPAESERLAALQAQLDEDAGDPLSRANMRGHVTTSALVLDPSLTHTLLIHHRVIGRWLQPGGHYEAGQGLWESALREVAEETGVTRLAAHPVWGAALPLDIDSHPIAANPNKGEGEHWHHDYAYLVIAPMTGQDLAPQLAEVHGAAWRPLAELADSGEARFRGLAGKLKELVSPS; encoded by the coding sequence ATGATGCGCGAGGAGGCGCGCCGGCAGCTGGCGCTGTACCTGGCGCGCTTTCCCGCCGAGTCCGAACGCCTGGCGGCGCTGCAGGCCCAGCTGGACGAGGACGCGGGCGACCCGCTGAGCCGCGCGAACATGCGCGGCCATGTGACGACCAGCGCCCTGGTGCTGGACCCGAGCCTGACGCACACGCTGCTGATCCACCACCGCGTGATCGGCCGCTGGCTGCAGCCGGGCGGGCATTACGAGGCGGGGCAGGGCCTGTGGGAATCGGCGCTGCGCGAGGTGGCCGAGGAGACCGGCGTCACCCGGCTGGCGGCCCATCCCGTCTGGGGCGCGGCGCTGCCGCTGGACATCGACAGCCATCCGATCGCCGCGAATCCGAACAAGGGCGAGGGCGAGCATTGGCACCATGACTATGCGTACCTGGTGATCGCGCCGATGACCGGGCAAGACCTGGCCCCGCAGCTGGCCGAGGTGCATGGCGCGGCCTGGCGGCCGCTGGCCGAGCTGGCGGATTCCGGCGAGGCGCGCTTTCGCGGCCTCGCCGGCAAGCTGAAAGAGCTCGTCAGCCCTTCTTGA